A region of Micromonospora chokoriensis DNA encodes the following proteins:
- the pglX gene encoding BREX-2 system adenine-specific DNA-methyltransferase PglX has protein sequence MIDPPLLLSTSHRLVRLLTESVSDHLNGAGSLQAELRASYDRAFSAGLTAARWEEWRDEQVEQTAIGWLLGTVFARYAEDNGLLARAAPTVDARSWWLSRFSSLANALATAPAQLWPAHSHMMPEDGAQLLIDFWQQHGEGGGRPAIDLRVTDLDTGFLGDLYQDLSEHARRQYALLQTPVFVEEFILDQTLEPAVERFGLDDLKVIDPVCGSGSFLLGAFARLLRHWATAAPNMTKVERVRRALGAVHGVDLNPFAAQITRFRLLVAARRACGSSSRLNSSTADWPINVATGDSLLAKGDDFDTHPGLLTPGQYHVVVGNPPYHTVRDQALNARYRERYNTCAGKYALTVPFIQRFFELARNEGKEEAGYVGALAANSFAKREFGRRLVEKYLSERVTLSMVVDSSGAFIPGHGTPTLILFGRSVPNLESDSVLIVAGLRGEPSRPVDPENGLVWQSILRHAHQGGGADRWTESRIVGHAALQSFPWQLSGSQPSAVMQRLPSNQALSEAVTRISYLASTGADEIFTAPRRDWTRQHTEQEYIVDVVSGSDVRDWTATPGRSAFFPRTREMRTVDLSKLPGHHQRLWPFRTLLGNRPDYSGRSYFESNRAWYDWHSVAGSPTGHPLRIVFAWVSTHPHFAALDDAIALPSAPVIELGPQSSSTERADLIALLNSSTACFWLKQVSNSKGVSSSHKSTGGGGEPWEAVYEFTPGRLKELTLPLDSATSFGEELAWLAREVEGCTPAKTIAADTPSAHRLAEARRRWNRLRARMVALAEEQDWEIYARYGLLPEQTLAPGLADIPLLMPGERAFEIALAREVEEGRGTTQWFVRHGIAPVVDIPDHWPSQYRELVEARIQAIATYGHLNVLESPENKRRWATPGWEAMQQQALRDWLLDQCERPALWYNTEDSRRASQVQTVSSLWEKLRLNRSIVEAASLYAPGKNLVEVLRELLADETVPCLAATRYKDSGISKRANWVRVWQQQQIEDKARASGDDHAARDIRRRTAVPPKFAAGDFRKPSYWRLRGKSDMPSERFFSYPAVTDREGGPVLGWSGWDHKERAHALTAMIEKALAGGKEDPDALIALVAAAQELLEIHDLTDTKAAPVEGSNRMPLDDWLNRIGATHESIRRWRPKPAKRGRPPKSSAG, from the coding sequence ATGATTGATCCACCCCTCCTGCTGTCAACATCGCACCGACTTGTCCGACTTTTGACCGAGTCCGTCTCGGACCATCTCAACGGCGCGGGGTCGCTGCAGGCGGAGCTGCGCGCGAGCTACGACCGAGCATTCTCGGCAGGACTGACGGCGGCGCGCTGGGAGGAGTGGCGCGACGAGCAGGTGGAACAAACTGCTATCGGATGGCTGCTCGGCACGGTCTTTGCCCGCTACGCGGAGGACAACGGACTACTCGCAAGGGCAGCTCCAACTGTCGATGCCAGAAGCTGGTGGCTGTCGCGCTTCTCCTCGCTGGCGAACGCGCTGGCGACGGCGCCGGCCCAGCTCTGGCCCGCACACTCCCACATGATGCCCGAGGATGGAGCCCAGCTGCTGATCGACTTCTGGCAGCAGCACGGAGAAGGCGGGGGCCGCCCCGCAATCGATCTCCGTGTCACGGATCTGGACACAGGGTTCCTTGGCGACCTCTACCAAGATCTCTCAGAACACGCTCGACGTCAGTACGCGCTTCTCCAGACACCGGTCTTCGTAGAAGAGTTCATCCTAGACCAGACGCTCGAGCCCGCTGTCGAGCGCTTCGGCCTAGACGACCTCAAGGTCATCGATCCCGTCTGCGGCTCAGGGAGTTTCCTGTTGGGTGCCTTCGCGCGCCTCCTGCGGCATTGGGCTACCGCCGCACCGAACATGACAAAGGTTGAACGAGTCCGTCGTGCACTTGGAGCGGTGCACGGCGTCGACCTGAACCCGTTCGCGGCGCAGATCACCCGGTTCAGACTCCTCGTTGCGGCCAGGCGGGCTTGCGGGAGTTCATCAAGATTGAATAGTTCGACCGCCGACTGGCCAATAAATGTCGCCACCGGCGACTCGCTCCTAGCGAAAGGCGACGACTTCGATACGCATCCCGGCCTGCTGACCCCCGGCCAGTATCACGTGGTGGTCGGAAATCCGCCGTACCACACGGTCAGGGACCAAGCCCTCAACGCACGGTATCGAGAGCGTTACAACACCTGCGCCGGAAAGTACGCCCTCACGGTGCCATTTATTCAGCGCTTCTTCGAACTGGCTCGCAACGAAGGCAAAGAGGAAGCAGGGTATGTAGGCGCATTGGCAGCCAACTCATTCGCGAAGCGCGAGTTCGGCCGCAGGCTGGTGGAGAAGTATCTCTCAGAACGCGTTACTCTAAGTATGGTGGTGGACAGCTCCGGCGCCTTCATACCTGGACACGGCACCCCCACACTAATCTTGTTTGGCCGTAGCGTTCCCAACCTGGAATCAGACTCCGTGCTCATCGTCGCAGGCCTCCGCGGCGAGCCAAGCAGACCTGTCGATCCGGAGAATGGTTTAGTCTGGCAGTCAATTCTACGCCACGCGCATCAAGGCGGCGGAGCTGACCGGTGGACCGAATCGCGTATCGTCGGCCACGCCGCACTGCAGTCATTTCCTTGGCAGCTAAGCGGAAGTCAACCATCTGCCGTGATGCAGCGCCTACCCAGCAACCAAGCGTTGAGTGAAGCCGTTACACGGATCTCATACTTGGCCAGCACTGGCGCCGACGAAATCTTTACCGCACCTCGCCGCGACTGGACGAGGCAGCACACCGAGCAGGAATATATAGTTGATGTCGTGTCTGGATCCGATGTACGTGACTGGACAGCAACTCCCGGCCGCTCGGCGTTTTTTCCACGCACGCGTGAGATGCGAACAGTCGACCTCAGCAAGTTGCCGGGCCATCACCAAAGGCTCTGGCCATTTCGCACCCTGTTAGGGAATCGTCCGGATTACTCGGGACGATCGTACTTCGAAAGCAACCGGGCTTGGTATGACTGGCATTCTGTAGCCGGGAGCCCCACAGGCCATCCTTTAAGGATTGTTTTTGCGTGGGTCTCAACTCACCCCCACTTTGCCGCTTTGGATGACGCCATCGCTCTGCCCTCCGCGCCGGTCATTGAACTCGGCCCACAAAGCTCGTCAACCGAACGGGCCGATTTGATAGCGCTGCTGAACAGCTCAACGGCTTGCTTCTGGCTTAAGCAGGTCAGCAATAGTAAGGGTGTGTCGAGTAGCCACAAGAGCACGGGCGGCGGTGGCGAGCCATGGGAGGCCGTCTACGAATTCACCCCCGGCAGATTGAAAGAGCTGACCCTGCCGCTGGATTCAGCCACAAGCTTTGGTGAGGAGTTAGCCTGGCTGGCCAGGGAGGTAGAAGGGTGTACGCCAGCCAAGACTATTGCCGCCGACACCCCTTCGGCGCATCGTCTAGCCGAGGCGCGCAGGCGCTGGAATAGACTCCGAGCCCGCATGGTCGCCCTTGCCGAAGAGCAGGACTGGGAAATTTACGCTCGCTATGGACTGCTGCCCGAGCAGACTTTGGCTCCCGGACTCGCAGACATTCCCCTCCTAATGCCAGGCGAGCGAGCATTCGAGATCGCGCTTGCTCGTGAAGTTGAAGAGGGAAGGGGAACGACGCAGTGGTTCGTGCGGCACGGCATTGCACCTGTTGTCGATATTCCAGATCATTGGCCCAGCCAGTATCGTGAACTCGTAGAAGCTCGGATCCAGGCGATCGCAACTTACGGTCACCTCAACGTACTCGAAAGCCCCGAAAACAAACGGAGGTGGGCGACGCCCGGCTGGGAAGCGATGCAACAACAAGCCCTACGCGACTGGCTACTCGACCAATGTGAACGCCCCGCACTCTGGTACAACACAGAAGACAGCCGCCGAGCTTCTCAGGTCCAGACCGTCTCGTCGCTTTGGGAAAAGCTTCGGCTCAACCGTTCAATAGTCGAAGCCGCATCACTATACGCGCCAGGCAAAAATCTCGTGGAAGTTCTTCGCGAGCTACTTGCAGACGAGACCGTACCCTGCCTTGCCGCGACGCGCTACAAGGACAGCGGAATATCCAAGCGCGCCAACTGGGTTAGGGTTTGGCAACAACAGCAGATCGAGGATAAGGCCCGGGCGTCCGGAGACGATCACGCTGCGCGTGATATCCGCAGAAGGACAGCGGTGCCACCGAAATTTGCGGCGGGAGACTTCCGGAAGCCCAGCTATTGGCGACTACGCGGAAAGAGCGACATGCCGTCTGAGCGTTTCTTCTCGTATCCAGCGGTTACTGACAGGGAAGGGGGTCCAGTTCTGGGCTGGTCGGGGTGGGACCATAAGGAACGAGCCCACGCGCTGACGGCCATGATCGAAAAGGCGCTCGCAGGCGGGAAGGAGGATCCTGATGCACTGATCGCGCTAGTAGCCGCCGCACAAGAACTGTTAGAAATCCATGATCTTACCGATACCAAGGCGGCTCCTGTCGAAGGTTCCAACCGCATGCCTTTGGACGACTGGCTCAATCGGATCGGCGCCACGCATGAGAGTATTCGAAGGTGGCGCCCAAAGCCCGCGAAGCGAGGGCGACCGCCGAAGAGTTCTGCAGGATAA
- a CDS encoding helix-turn-helix domain-containing protein — MSQQVFADRIRKSKSWVDKVERGVRTLDRLSVIETVAGALGVAPDVLLADSAPREQAADTGGDVERVRAALARYDMPGSGNDDRPTPSMAQLDNQVGYAWTAYRHGRHQARKRHQR; from the coding sequence ATGAGCCAGCAGGTCTTCGCCGACCGGATCCGCAAGTCGAAGAGCTGGGTGGACAAGGTCGAGCGCGGCGTCCGCACCCTCGATCGACTCTCGGTGATCGAGACGGTCGCCGGGGCCCTCGGTGTCGCCCCCGACGTCCTGCTTGCCGACAGCGCGCCACGCGAGCAGGCCGCCGACACCGGCGGCGACGTGGAACGGGTCCGCGCGGCCCTCGCTCGCTACGACATGCCCGGCTCCGGCAACGACGACCGACCAACGCCGTCGATGGCCCAGCTCGACAACCAGGTGGGGTACGCGTGGACGGCGTACCGCCACGGTCGTCACCAGGCACGGAAGCGCCACCAGCGGTAA
- a CDS encoding AAA domain-containing protein yields the protein MLLTQPDVLHLVQQAAGRWADQLIDFGPRNTLLYFKERQTTTLDLAEAAAGAVADLLRGQKVRLRTLFPDQDRHNTACNTARSLRRKLVELEEEQGIQAGWVTRGLLCMVGSYTRGSVPMQPLRAPLILQQLALDSRTATENDFTLELSESPEINPVLLYALERQYGVEADISALGEKLSAMLSEIADPDQQLSAAYQLIADAVAPSGLSLRLEPAVVAGVFSFDKLAMVKDLRNSAELLASHPVIGAMAGDRDARQQLRTEQAQEPSSSADRIDPAKEFLVHDADSSQQSAIDAVLSGRHVVIEGPPGTGKSQTIANIIAYMAAMGRSVLFVSEKRAAIEAVMNRLGDAGLDNLVFDLHDRKISKRQVAQRIANVLTQAGTEPPVDTDELHRRLHSRRAAAKRHPAELHEVRQPWGVSAFQVIEQLLALPTCDVSGYNLRASELRNLDRSKLESAREDLRTFVDRGGLRIWRGESPWAKAAIRTPDDVGKVLVHLDELAAGALQGAQRQIRDLVDRAGLDVPDDLAAWRDLFELLSEVDLTIASYGEQVFGPDLDDFVYATAPGRSRPRRSEPLGIFRRFQLRRELRRTCPAAPRKRSEMYQGLVAAVDQRERWRKLSRQDSAPTALAGADLCMSSFTQVRNHLAAVAACARIDGLERGTTTTAANTLAELNADRETLFLMPDLNKQQQLFRSLGLSHMLDDLATRQVSSDEAADTLLRSWLQVVLDEMRMRVPYLGQFVGQQHATVVQDFRVADSRHIEMAARHVRRNVAVNLRKARDAYPDQNGLVRREAAKKSRHLSLRKLLSSAPEVLLAAFPCWAMSPLVVSRILPPERSFDVVIFDEASQIEPHDAVASIMRGTQLVVAGDPKQLPPTPFFRRLVQQSPAGEDDDLGDESLEDYESVLDVLGGLISDRYRLTWHYRSRDERLIAFSNVEIYNRSLVTFPGVQVDSPLRLETVDGRVAPGQSGSSTEEVNRAVELILEHAEQRPNESLGVITMGQKHALRIEATLRSRRREHEHLDDFFSQDQAASQRFFIKSLENVQGDERDAIILSIGYAKTRDGRLPLRFGPLNQEGGERRLNVAVTRARSRMTVVSAFSHHDMDPNQTAATRNRGPELLRRYLEFVDLGGDLGARQHTGVELNGLERSVLKALQQQGINAVPQWGVSGYRIDLALAHPDQPGRMVLAVETDGHSYHQAHSARDRDRLRQQHLERLGWEFHRIWSTDWYVDPTGQTARLIARWKQAVDRGNHAARSHPVPPARRPAQPSTPPATRRGPRPDVPIGLRITDYTREQLVQICTWLVSDQLQRDRDERLQEAMSELGFRKRGSIILQRLTEALDIAQQRADREVSR from the coding sequence GCAGGGCATCCAGGCCGGTTGGGTGACCCGCGGTCTGCTCTGCATGGTCGGTTCGTACACCCGCGGGTCCGTGCCGATGCAACCGCTGCGGGCGCCGCTGATCCTGCAGCAGCTTGCGCTGGACAGCAGGACGGCGACCGAGAATGACTTCACGCTGGAGCTGTCAGAGTCACCTGAGATCAATCCCGTCCTCCTGTACGCGCTTGAGCGGCAGTACGGCGTGGAGGCGGACATCAGCGCCTTGGGCGAGAAGCTGAGCGCGATGCTGTCCGAGATCGCTGACCCAGACCAGCAGCTGAGCGCCGCCTACCAGCTGATCGCCGACGCAGTAGCTCCCAGCGGCCTGTCTCTTCGGCTCGAGCCCGCGGTGGTTGCCGGCGTCTTCAGCTTCGACAAGCTGGCCATGGTCAAGGACCTGCGCAATTCAGCCGAGCTGCTGGCTTCACATCCGGTGATCGGCGCAATGGCGGGCGACCGCGACGCTCGGCAACAGTTGCGCACGGAGCAAGCTCAGGAGCCCAGCTCCAGTGCCGATCGGATTGATCCGGCCAAGGAGTTCCTGGTCCACGACGCGGATTCCTCTCAGCAGTCGGCGATCGACGCGGTGCTGTCCGGCCGACATGTGGTCATTGAGGGTCCACCCGGCACGGGTAAGAGCCAGACGATCGCGAACATCATCGCGTACATGGCCGCGATGGGTCGTAGCGTGCTGTTCGTCTCCGAGAAGCGGGCTGCCATCGAAGCGGTGATGAACCGCCTTGGCGACGCCGGGCTCGATAATCTGGTGTTCGACCTGCACGACCGCAAGATCAGTAAACGGCAGGTCGCCCAGCGCATCGCCAACGTCCTCACTCAAGCCGGCACCGAACCACCCGTCGACACCGACGAACTGCACCGCCGCCTGCACAGCCGCCGGGCCGCGGCGAAACGGCACCCGGCCGAGCTGCACGAGGTACGGCAGCCCTGGGGGGTGAGCGCGTTTCAGGTCATCGAGCAGCTCCTCGCGCTTCCGACTTGCGACGTCAGCGGCTACAACCTGCGCGCGTCCGAGCTGCGGAACCTTGACCGGTCGAAGCTTGAGTCCGCGCGGGAGGACCTTCGGACGTTCGTGGATCGTGGCGGGCTGAGGATCTGGCGCGGGGAGTCGCCGTGGGCGAAGGCCGCTATCCGCACCCCAGACGATGTCGGCAAGGTGCTGGTGCATCTCGACGAGCTCGCGGCTGGTGCCCTGCAGGGCGCACAGCGCCAGATCCGGGACCTGGTCGACCGCGCAGGGCTGGACGTGCCAGACGACCTCGCTGCGTGGAGGGACCTGTTCGAACTGCTCAGCGAGGTCGACCTCACCATCGCTAGCTACGGCGAGCAGGTCTTCGGCCCGGATCTGGACGACTTCGTCTATGCGACAGCACCTGGGCGATCCCGGCCGCGCCGTTCGGAGCCGCTCGGGATCTTCCGCCGGTTCCAACTGCGCCGCGAGCTGCGGCGGACTTGTCCGGCCGCTCCCCGGAAGCGATCCGAGATGTATCAGGGCCTGGTCGCCGCAGTGGACCAGCGTGAGCGGTGGCGGAAGCTCAGCCGTCAGGACAGCGCACCCACTGCTCTGGCGGGCGCCGACCTGTGCATGTCGTCCTTCACGCAGGTGCGGAACCACCTCGCCGCGGTGGCGGCATGTGCCCGGATCGACGGCCTTGAGCGTGGAACCACCACCACCGCGGCCAACACGCTCGCCGAGTTGAACGCCGACCGCGAGACGCTGTTCCTGATGCCCGATCTAAACAAGCAGCAGCAGCTGTTCCGCTCGCTAGGGCTGAGCCACATGCTCGACGACCTGGCCACCCGGCAGGTCTCGAGCGACGAGGCAGCCGACACCCTGTTGCGCTCCTGGTTGCAGGTGGTCCTCGACGAGATGCGCATGCGGGTCCCGTACCTCGGTCAGTTCGTCGGGCAGCAGCATGCCACGGTGGTCCAGGACTTCCGTGTCGCGGACAGCCGGCACATCGAGATGGCCGCCCGGCACGTGCGTCGCAACGTGGCAGTGAACCTGCGGAAGGCCCGAGACGCCTATCCCGACCAGAACGGCCTCGTCCGGCGGGAGGCGGCCAAGAAGAGCCGGCACCTCTCTCTTCGGAAGCTGCTGAGCAGCGCACCGGAGGTGCTCCTCGCCGCGTTCCCGTGCTGGGCCATGTCGCCACTGGTGGTCAGCCGCATCCTGCCGCCCGAGCGGTCCTTCGACGTGGTGATCTTTGACGAGGCGAGCCAGATCGAGCCGCACGACGCGGTCGCCTCGATCATGCGGGGCACCCAGCTCGTCGTGGCCGGCGACCCGAAGCAGCTCCCACCCACGCCGTTCTTCCGGCGCCTCGTTCAGCAGAGCCCGGCTGGCGAAGACGATGATCTCGGCGACGAGAGCCTCGAGGACTACGAGTCCGTTCTTGACGTCCTCGGTGGCCTCATCTCGGACCGGTACCGCTTGACCTGGCACTACCGCAGCCGAGACGAGCGCCTGATTGCGTTCTCGAACGTCGAGATCTACAACCGGTCCCTCGTCACGTTCCCTGGCGTGCAGGTCGACAGCCCGCTGCGCTTGGAGACGGTAGACGGCCGTGTGGCCCCCGGTCAGAGCGGCTCATCAACCGAGGAGGTCAACCGGGCGGTCGAGCTGATCCTCGAGCACGCCGAGCAGCGACCGAACGAGAGCCTCGGGGTCATCACGATGGGGCAGAAGCACGCCCTGCGGATTGAAGCCACTCTGCGCAGCCGACGCCGCGAGCACGAGCATCTCGACGACTTCTTCTCCCAGGACCAGGCCGCGAGCCAGCGGTTCTTCATCAAGAGCCTGGAGAACGTCCAGGGCGACGAGCGGGACGCCATCATCCTGAGCATCGGCTACGCCAAGACCAGAGACGGTCGACTTCCGCTGCGCTTCGGACCGCTCAACCAAGAAGGCGGTGAGCGGCGCCTCAACGTCGCGGTAACCCGAGCGCGGAGTCGGATGACCGTGGTGAGCGCCTTTTCCCACCACGACATGGACCCGAACCAGACCGCGGCGACACGGAACCGCGGACCCGAACTGCTCCGCCGCTACCTGGAGTTCGTTGACCTCGGCGGCGACCTCGGCGCGCGACAGCACACCGGGGTCGAGCTCAACGGCCTCGAACGCAGCGTCCTGAAGGCTCTCCAGCAGCAGGGCATCAACGCCGTGCCGCAGTGGGGCGTCTCCGGCTACCGCATCGACCTGGCCCTCGCCCATCCGGACCAGCCCGGCCGCATGGTCCTCGCCGTGGAGACCGACGGTCACTCGTACCACCAGGCACACAGCGCCCGGGACCGGGACCGGCTGCGCCAGCAACACCTCGAGCGCCTCGGGTGGGAGTTCCACCGCATCTGGTCGACCGACTGGTACGTGGATCCGACAGGCCAGACAGCCCGACTCATCGCCCGCTGGAAGCAGGCGGTCGACCGCGGCAACCACGCCGCGAGGAGTCACCCCGTACCGCCGGCACGCCGGCCCGCCCAGCCATCGACGCCGCCGGCGACCCGCCGTGGCCCACGTCCCGACGTGCCGATCGGTCTGCGGATCACCGACTACACGCGGGAACAGCTGGTACAGATCTGCACCTGGCTGGTGAGCGACCAGCTTCAGCGTGATCGGGATGAGCGCCTTCAGGAGGCCATGAGCGAACTTGGCTTCCGCAAGCGCGGCTCAATCATCCTCCAGCGCCTGACCGAAGCACTCGACATCGCGCAGCAGCGCGCCGACCGGGAGGTGTCCCGATGA
- a CDS encoding DUF2637 domain-containing protein, whose amino-acid sequence MMPTRLARDVSTVAVAGIAAWSSWSHMVAVALRFGERPEVAYVLPLSVDGMLVVASAAMVEDKRAGRRVRWSARTAFVVGVAASVAANIAAAEPSLGARIVAAWPAVALLLVVEMLTRSTPVLELGSQRDDLAAEDGPARRRQALTDVEQATPSASEIGKPPEGVQPVPVVERSTAGGEPAEPLRRSAGTTRDRRRESGKRTADTVARLRAERPDASLIEVASAAGVSPRHVRRLIADELESTRTNGASHPIKEQQ is encoded by the coding sequence ATGATGCCGACCCGGCTTGCCCGAGACGTGAGCACGGTGGCGGTGGCCGGGATTGCTGCCTGGTCGTCGTGGAGTCACATGGTCGCCGTGGCGTTGAGGTTCGGTGAGCGTCCCGAGGTCGCCTACGTGCTGCCGCTGTCGGTCGACGGGATGCTGGTCGTCGCGTCGGCGGCCATGGTCGAGGACAAACGCGCCGGCCGGAGGGTCCGCTGGTCAGCCCGGACGGCGTTTGTGGTCGGGGTGGCCGCCAGCGTGGCGGCGAATATCGCCGCCGCCGAGCCAAGCCTCGGAGCGCGGATCGTGGCGGCGTGGCCGGCGGTAGCGTTACTGCTGGTCGTGGAGATGCTGACCAGATCCACCCCAGTCCTAGAGTTAGGATCTCAGCGGGATGATCTGGCCGCCGAGGACGGTCCCGCACGTCGGCGACAAGCGCTTACTGATGTCGAGCAAGCAACACCGTCCGCGTCGGAGATTGGCAAGCCGCCAGAGGGAGTCCAGCCGGTTCCTGTCGTCGAACGTTCGACGGCAGGTGGTGAACCAGCAGAGCCGCTGCGGCGTTCCGCCGGGACCACGCGGGATCGGCGTCGGGAATCCGGTAAGCGGACAGCAGACACTGTCGCCCGGCTACGCGCCGAACGTCCTGACGCAAGCCTGATCGAGGTTGCCTCCGCTGCCGGCGTATCACCACGTCACGTACGGCGCCTCATCGCCGACGAACTCGAAAGCACCCGGACCAACGGCGCATCCCATCCGATCAAGGAGCAGCAGTAG